From Endozoicomonas sp. 8E, the proteins below share one genomic window:
- a CDS encoding transposase produces the protein MLLAHKIELRPTKQQADYLDRACGSRRHAFNQLLAHFNQEGVKWSKKAANEKYQELRLEFPWYAEVSQRVTRNTIDDLHDAFTHFFRRVKKGEKAGYPRFKKRGLHDSFSLREKPKFDVDGRTLRIEKLKTRIKMRQELRFTGTPCQVTISKRAGKYFASILVDTEDYEPKAQSNESVGVDFGVKDLAICSNGKTFAANQKLKGSLKRLNSKQRALSRKTKGSNRYAKAKRAVAKLHYRISNQRSAAIHEVSDYLTSRFKIITLENLNVKGMVKTANWQEQSVTQVSVS, from the coding sequence ATGTTGTTAGCTCACAAGATTGAACTCAGACCGACAAAACAACAAGCCGATTATCTTGATAGGGCTTGTGGTTCCCGTCGTCATGCGTTCAATCAACTGTTAGCCCATTTCAATCAAGAAGGCGTTAAATGGTCAAAGAAGGCTGCGAATGAAAAATACCAAGAACTCAGGCTTGAGTTTCCCTGGTATGCCGAAGTCAGCCAACGTGTCACCAGGAACACAATCGACGATCTTCATGACGCCTTTACTCACTTCTTTCGTCGGGTGAAGAAAGGAGAAAAAGCAGGTTATCCAAGATTCAAGAAGCGAGGACTACACGACAGTTTTTCTCTCAGAGAAAAACCCAAGTTCGATGTTGATGGCAGAACACTTCGCATTGAGAAACTGAAAACCCGCATCAAGATGCGCCAGGAGCTGAGATTTACAGGAACACCCTGTCAGGTGACGATCAGTAAGCGAGCCGGAAAGTATTTCGCTTCTATTTTGGTAGACACTGAGGATTACGAACCAAAAGCACAAAGCAATGAGTCTGTAGGCGTTGATTTTGGCGTCAAAGATTTAGCGATTTGTTCGAATGGCAAAACCTTTGCTGCTAATCAGAAACTGAAGGGCTCTCTGAAACGCCTTAACAGTAAACAGAGAGCGTTAAGCCGCAAAACAAAGGGAAGCAACCGCTACGCGAAAGCCAAGCGAGCGGTTGCCAAACTGCATTACCGGATAAGTAACCAGCGATCAGCCGCAATACATGAGGTAAGTGATTATCTGACTTCAAGATTCAAAATAATCACCCTCGAAAATCTGAATGTCAAAGGCATGGTAAAAACCGCAAACTGGCAAGAGCAATCAGTGACGCAGGTTTCGGTAAGCTGA
- a CDS encoding transcriptional regulator yields the protein MDIKPIKTDADYRAALKEIESLMMAGPDTPEGEKLDIMVTLIEAYEARHFPMDLPDPVEAIKFEMERKGLTVKDLEPMIGKSNRVYEILSHKRSLTLKMIWNLHKGLGIPAESLIKPPQAHT from the coding sequence ATGGACATCAAACCGATTAAAACTGATGCCGACTACCGAGCGGCATTAAAAGAAATTGAAAGCTTGATGATGGCAGGTCCTGACACTCCCGAAGGTGAAAAGCTGGATATCATGGTCACACTAATCGAAGCTTATGAGGCCAGGCATTTCCCTATGGATCTACCTGATCCTGTTGAAGCCATCAAGTTCGAAATGGAGCGCAAAGGTTTAACAGTAAAAGACCTCGAGCCAATGATTGGTAAAAGCAACCGAGTCTATGAGATTCTCAGCCATAAACGTTCGCTTACACTAAAAATGATCTGGAATCTGCATAAAGGTTTGGGTATTCCTGCTGAATCCTTGATCAAACCACCTCAAGCGCATACTTAA
- a CDS encoding recombinase family protein, with protein sequence MHGTDPVTLRKSESTGELLPARKTKVGTCYYDVSELMGYSNEAAPTLCYCRVSSHDQKPDLDRQQELLEAYCSIEGWRTQVIRKNA encoded by the coding sequence TTGCATGGTACAGACCCAGTAACACTACGAAAATCGGAAAGTACAGGTGAGCTGCTTCCTGCCAGAAAGACCAAAGTTGGAACTTGTTACTACGACGTGTCTGAATTGATGGGCTACAGTAACGAAGCTGCGCCTACGCTTTGCTATTGCAGAGTATCCAGTCACGACCAAAAGCCAGACTTAGACAGGCAGCAAGAGTTACTGGAAGCCTACTGTTCTATAGAAGGTTGGCGAACTCAGGTTATACGAAAAAATGCTTGA
- a CDS encoding zinc ribbon domain-containing protein, with protein MIADRFFPSSKKCAVHTCDYVNDNLTLSDREWRCPKCKTLHDRDYSASFNLDNYGRDTLQLDPKPYARVESDTIRRASMSTA; from the coding sequence GTGATTGCAGATCGGTTCTTTCCCAGCTCGAAGAAGTGTGCGGTTCATACTTGCGACTACGTAAATGACAATCTTACTCTGTCTGATCGTGAGTGGCGGTGTCCAAAATGTAAAACTCTGCATGATAGGGATTACAGTGCGAGTTTTAACCTTGATAATTATGGTCGAGACACGTTACAGCTCGACCCTAAACCCTACGCAAGAGTGGAGTCAGACACGATTCGTCGTGCATCCATGTCGACGGCGTAG
- a CDS encoding AAA family ATPase translates to MDSSLQKAPYCFDFRFVANDDEVRRLLVAQTCNENRDVILIAHPDDLSQANLVSRFSIADDGRHTLGSGKLFESSKPLTLVMDIRKLTSDELPRFNDLLDPDNPCLYDQVSQKKRPLGEHVSLLVLAAPAQLASVGQLDEAPGADAPGADAPGADFWRRVNRPENTWQFEAKTGNDPSMKIDKVPPVLTELPYSERAMDDNNTVLIDCHMHSHWRQLLLGGPGVDQQGRIRHIPGRLESLRAGHRVILKGANWQDLAFEQTIRQILAQQYFESNGKVCQLPDDVRFYRMPVGNDELHSLFQSLSRSRDKKGYKEGDKGPDNKHASSSPIIINQSNIAEWLSPIAIAPGGYVAPNTCLLEQIRAGGAVTVTSPLTEALWFRLLGSLQTIRETTGMQPRLQLTHSKQQPKALGVSEKDEHPLFNVRGQSGFSAVSYQQHAQASHWINSHQEAPLVIQVNDQTRFSQLFDNIYITSEQKAHFGRRQSDLQKALSAGKPVVFRGLDTNPRLQQILEPLMLGQPLLVNGQLQAYPQAHVTLLWPESAKSASSVLRSMITRGNPCPQVNLWDINALKYDISRAELPEQALHSLYEAFETVPAHLCNPLPEMTEGLLSNLILAARQAQQVDRALQLLPCHWRKAINSVITHGTRQHLSVRDFMKVACWHLLPDKTPDKNQTASVDPDHLNDIINRSLRLNRAFVEQNLWHLARAFDPAVFNGELQLSYKSPFRQGDKEALDRLCAMIVAHVPEHLRDAMAHQLQVGPEAAEQYQAFAVRPARQIKRLQDALACGWQLPLPSGQTRSDAIHALACDCYHIGRTTNSEAAGIERIKHRLSESLKWTGSTDRPLSALAHDLYHGEMSQKDRESRRLYRLHDRLTDSPVIFLEGETGTGKSYFSAKMARASGQAAVISLGPSDSEQTLMKCWQWQEHDAGDRSMAQQNRALMEWANTGSDKDGGYVTLVLDEANLAKAELLASLNGLWEPKPCIYVNGHPVPVSTKHRVILTGNPEHYAGRQLDPALKEKLPRVHYPRLDLAFLRDRVVEPALINQLQRHQINDIAHSATKSVMALWRYYPELLPEHEFTPRDLTDICSWVGWYLDRALSKGDSVSCEQVNSLIQQSFRDLLGTEISEAHQDALAALEIWFAARYPLDNTLSDNVRIKNMKDIQQPFMQFTEKNRPEFDTSVSAVIDLVQRLGQDLSRCQQAYHRKIKHDGRQATLIEGPAGRGKDVTLNLMIESVRQQAEQRGESMPDVFLLNACDCSWDKVCEAIRKAKMAGGIVVISEMNLIDSQHLEGELNDILAGDAHPGFHLFATINPPENSGRKPLSPALKGRFRHLPIRQYNQTELQTIAEKVLPQTTEGKFAAEKLTQLHCRLRADLQRKNLPLQPTSRDLQNVARAVARGGDFSDNGLHQYLNQHYRLYLMTANLSLDKLPESSTLAMGKGVFDSGLCEWFNQTVPNIDRPWMIRLSHLDSIDEKNHEIRIKARPSKEEVKAEIIKRVAQARWRASGLPLKPDQSHDILTRALYRYWQKSWFDRQFGRSGVDANSVFPLTKEEKQTLKMPANQSYLREADQQISTWNSNAVQWWPAFWHQMSAQPDHRADDCEKYNPQAFEKQSEVLDWNTDYENQKKPVVDDYKVFNTQTPPSRMYRWWAKDIYVTPEGDIKLIEISDKHIQRVEALMPERLPGQGQEVRLASNQTLATLKMSSKNGQYPLPSLTPEDYIVALRIEPDLAFTLIRDRYTGLHLLTIPEAKAKQSIQVAYVVEPDKKTPTKGARPERSILFDHSCSEGMTTVLDKLFKTTGEQTSEVKVLLETIKDTKNTAQRIEAIKDYCQQFSGKAISEPGKNFFEFLVTQRQGRCCHRVPVFIAFCRYFGIPCRQINSRTHSFAEYSVDDRQTWNSVNLGGAPTERKEIKPAFQPHSKFPGSNTALKQIKNLLKGADSAQLQTLAKACGISLEELKKALETNSVLPETDLSISQIVNNLWKAKNLTAFSMGISVIESLGTEVLVSYEEAFKWIAEAVIKILSNSDEDKVTEPLKLLHSKLIEQAGVTHDKWLLAIVFVLERSDLTKPSVLQFARKAMALNWLYPVPFSQSHLEWAHNHHELLARLEDIDKLKVEAARCLKKWYEHFLSREKNSQSFRLPHKRLREKEGSIFFITDSHDGFSPFLEDNIVSSSIRTAWTDQPGGIPNIERMLLHHPAFVQLNTGKDNHRPVIILGQPDWYRAELNEMTDVLFQRKVKNSPKLQQSLKKMRPESVEVQSEDQKLLDDLKNKCMSAILQAFTYYLYQVTHLKGGCLSFCWGDACVAESENRGYYGAHDPSSPEMLFAMMCNIDSSVLFQKSVKDAYLMRAQKVNNALILKSREMTTILEEFLSSVNLNSIYGSLDS, encoded by the coding sequence ATGGATTCGTCGCTCCAAAAGGCCCCTTATTGCTTCGATTTCCGTTTTGTTGCCAATGATGATGAGGTTCGACGGCTTTTAGTTGCCCAAACCTGCAATGAAAATCGGGACGTTATTCTTATTGCCCACCCCGATGACCTCTCACAGGCTAACCTGGTGAGCCGGTTTAGTATTGCCGACGATGGTCGCCACACTCTGGGTTCTGGCAAGCTCTTTGAAAGTTCAAAGCCACTGACGCTGGTGATGGATATCCGAAAACTCACCAGTGATGAATTGCCAAGATTTAACGATCTGCTGGACCCGGATAATCCCTGTCTATACGACCAGGTCAGCCAGAAGAAACGCCCTCTGGGCGAGCATGTTTCGCTATTGGTCCTGGCAGCCCCTGCCCAGCTGGCATCGGTGGGCCAGCTTGATGAGGCACCGGGGGCCGATGCACCGGGGGCCGACGCACCCGGTGCTGATTTCTGGCGGCGAGTGAATCGACCAGAAAATACCTGGCAGTTCGAGGCAAAGACTGGCAATGATCCATCGATGAAGATCGACAAAGTTCCTCCGGTATTGACTGAACTCCCCTACTCCGAACGCGCTATGGATGACAACAATACTGTTCTTATTGACTGTCACATGCACAGTCACTGGCGACAGTTGCTGCTGGGCGGCCCCGGAGTGGATCAACAGGGGCGAATCCGGCACATCCCCGGCAGGCTTGAATCACTGAGGGCCGGACATCGGGTGATTCTGAAAGGGGCCAACTGGCAGGATCTGGCCTTTGAACAAACGATTCGACAGATACTGGCGCAACAATACTTTGAGAGCAACGGGAAGGTCTGTCAGTTACCCGACGATGTTCGATTTTATCGGATGCCGGTGGGGAATGACGAGCTTCATTCACTGTTCCAAAGCCTGTCCCGCTCTCGCGACAAAAAAGGTTACAAAGAAGGCGACAAAGGACCTGATAACAAGCACGCATCATCAAGCCCGATCATCATTAACCAGAGTAATATCGCGGAATGGCTGAGCCCGATTGCCATTGCCCCGGGAGGTTATGTAGCTCCTAATACCTGTCTGTTGGAGCAAATTCGGGCGGGTGGTGCAGTTACAGTAACGTCCCCACTCACTGAGGCACTCTGGTTTCGTTTGCTGGGTTCACTGCAGACGATTCGCGAGACGACAGGTATGCAGCCTCGGCTTCAGTTAACTCATTCAAAACAGCAGCCGAAAGCTCTGGGCGTGTCAGAAAAGGATGAACATCCTCTGTTCAATGTTAGAGGTCAGTCTGGCTTTAGTGCAGTCAGTTATCAGCAACACGCCCAGGCCAGTCACTGGATCAATAGTCATCAGGAAGCACCTCTGGTCATTCAGGTCAATGACCAGACCCGCTTCAGCCAGCTCTTTGATAACATCTATATCACCTCGGAACAAAAGGCTCATTTTGGACGACGTCAGAGTGACTTGCAGAAGGCATTAAGCGCTGGCAAGCCGGTGGTATTCCGGGGACTCGACACTAATCCAAGGCTTCAGCAGATTCTGGAACCCCTGATGCTTGGGCAACCTCTGTTGGTCAATGGCCAATTACAGGCTTACCCACAGGCTCATGTCACTCTGCTCTGGCCTGAGTCCGCGAAGAGCGCCTCTTCAGTATTGCGTTCGATGATTACCAGGGGAAACCCTTGTCCTCAGGTCAATCTCTGGGATATCAATGCCCTCAAATATGATATCTCCCGCGCTGAACTGCCTGAACAGGCTCTGCACTCACTTTACGAAGCGTTTGAAACCGTACCTGCGCACCTGTGTAACCCTCTGCCGGAAATGACCGAAGGCCTGTTGAGTAACCTGATACTGGCTGCCCGGCAAGCACAGCAGGTTGACCGCGCCCTGCAGCTTCTGCCCTGCCACTGGCGCAAGGCCATCAACAGCGTCATCACCCATGGCACCCGGCAACATCTGTCCGTGCGTGATTTTATGAAAGTGGCTTGCTGGCATTTGTTGCCGGATAAGACGCCAGATAAGAATCAAACTGCCTCGGTAGACCCGGATCACTTAAATGACATCATTAACCGTTCTCTGCGGCTGAATAGAGCGTTTGTGGAGCAGAACCTCTGGCATCTGGCCAGAGCCTTTGACCCGGCAGTATTTAACGGAGAATTACAACTCTCCTATAAAAGTCCATTTCGACAGGGGGATAAAGAAGCTCTGGACAGGCTCTGTGCCATGATCGTTGCCCATGTGCCTGAACACCTTCGAGATGCAATGGCACATCAGTTGCAAGTCGGTCCGGAGGCAGCGGAGCAATATCAAGCGTTTGCCGTCAGGCCAGCAAGACAGATTAAACGTTTGCAAGATGCACTGGCTTGCGGTTGGCAATTGCCTTTGCCATCAGGACAAACCCGGTCCGATGCCATTCACGCACTGGCCTGCGATTGTTATCACATCGGCAGAACAACAAATTCCGAGGCAGCGGGCATTGAACGCATAAAACATCGACTGTCTGAATCACTGAAATGGACGGGCTCGACCGATAGGCCCTTGTCAGCACTGGCCCATGATCTTTATCACGGCGAGATGAGTCAGAAGGATCGTGAAAGTCGTCGGTTATACAGGCTCCATGACCGGCTTACGGACTCTCCCGTTATATTCCTTGAGGGAGAAACCGGCACCGGAAAAAGTTACTTTTCCGCCAAAATGGCAAGGGCTTCAGGACAGGCTGCGGTCATTTCCCTTGGACCTTCTGATAGCGAACAGACCCTGATGAAGTGCTGGCAGTGGCAAGAACACGACGCTGGTGACCGCTCTATGGCTCAGCAAAACCGGGCATTGATGGAATGGGCCAATACCGGATCCGACAAAGATGGAGGCTATGTCACATTGGTTCTGGATGAAGCCAACCTCGCCAAAGCCGAATTACTGGCGTCATTGAATGGCTTGTGGGAACCGAAACCCTGTATCTATGTGAACGGTCATCCTGTTCCGGTCAGCACAAAACACCGGGTAATTCTCACCGGTAACCCGGAACATTACGCCGGACGTCAGCTCGACCCGGCCCTGAAAGAGAAATTGCCCAGGGTTCACTACCCACGCTTAGACCTGGCTTTCCTCCGGGACAGAGTGGTGGAACCGGCTCTGATCAATCAGTTACAAAGGCATCAAATAAACGACATTGCACACAGTGCCACCAAGAGTGTGATGGCACTCTGGCGATATTATCCGGAACTCTTGCCCGAGCATGAGTTCACCCCCAGAGATTTAACGGATATCTGCAGTTGGGTGGGCTGGTATCTGGATCGTGCGTTATCCAAAGGAGACAGTGTTAGTTGTGAGCAAGTGAACAGTTTGATCCAACAAAGTTTCCGGGATCTACTGGGTACCGAAATCAGCGAGGCTCATCAGGATGCCCTGGCGGCACTGGAAATCTGGTTTGCCGCCCGTTACCCACTGGACAACACCCTGAGCGACAATGTTCGTATAAAGAACATGAAGGATATACAGCAGCCCTTCATGCAATTCACCGAAAAAAACCGACCTGAGTTTGATACCTCAGTATCGGCAGTCATTGATCTGGTGCAACGTCTGGGACAGGATTTAAGCCGCTGTCAGCAGGCTTATCATCGCAAGATAAAACACGACGGTCGTCAGGCGACGCTAATTGAAGGCCCGGCTGGACGGGGTAAGGATGTCACGCTGAACCTGATGATTGAAAGTGTCAGACAGCAGGCTGAGCAACGGGGAGAATCCATGCCGGACGTCTTTCTCCTGAATGCCTGTGATTGTTCCTGGGACAAAGTGTGTGAAGCGATCCGGAAGGCAAAAATGGCAGGCGGCATCGTGGTGATTTCGGAAATGAATCTGATCGACAGCCAGCATCTGGAAGGTGAGTTAAACGATATTCTGGCCGGTGATGCCCATCCGGGTTTCCATCTCTTCGCCACCATCAACCCGCCTGAGAACAGCGGGCGAAAACCCTTATCACCGGCGCTGAAAGGACGTTTCAGACATTTGCCGATCCGCCAGTATAACCAGACCGAATTGCAGACCATTGCCGAAAAAGTGTTGCCACAGACCACGGAGGGGAAATTCGCAGCTGAAAAGCTGACTCAGCTGCATTGTCGATTGAGGGCCGACCTGCAACGAAAAAACCTGCCGTTACAGCCCACCAGCCGTGATTTACAGAATGTCGCCAGGGCTGTTGCCAGAGGGGGCGATTTTAGTGACAACGGACTTCATCAATACCTCAATCAGCACTATCGGCTTTACCTGATGACCGCCAACCTATCACTGGACAAACTGCCAGAGTCATCAACTCTTGCCATGGGTAAAGGAGTGTTTGATTCCGGACTTTGCGAATGGTTCAACCAAACAGTACCCAACATTGATCGTCCGTGGATGATACGACTCAGTCACCTCGACAGTATCGATGAAAAAAACCATGAAATTCGTATTAAGGCTCGTCCGAGCAAAGAGGAAGTCAAAGCGGAAATCATCAAAAGGGTGGCTCAGGCCAGATGGCGGGCATCCGGTCTTCCCCTGAAGCCGGACCAGTCGCACGATATTCTCACCCGGGCACTCTACCGATACTGGCAGAAAAGCTGGTTTGATCGTCAGTTTGGTCGCTCGGGCGTGGACGCCAATAGTGTATTTCCCCTGACGAAAGAAGAGAAACAAACACTGAAAATGCCAGCTAATCAATCTTATCTTCGGGAGGCTGACCAGCAGATAAGCACGTGGAATTCCAATGCCGTTCAATGGTGGCCTGCGTTCTGGCATCAGATGAGTGCGCAACCGGACCATCGGGCTGACGATTGTGAAAAATACAACCCACAAGCCTTCGAGAAACAGTCTGAGGTATTGGACTGGAACACTGACTATGAGAACCAGAAGAAGCCTGTCGTTGACGACTATAAAGTTTTTAATACGCAAACGCCCCCTTCCCGGATGTATCGCTGGTGGGCAAAGGATATTTATGTGACTCCTGAGGGTGACATCAAACTGATCGAGATCAGTGATAAACACATTCAAAGGGTCGAAGCCCTGATGCCTGAGCGATTGCCGGGGCAAGGTCAGGAAGTGAGATTAGCCAGCAATCAAACGTTGGCAACCCTGAAGATGTCATCGAAGAATGGTCAATATCCATTGCCCAGCCTGACGCCTGAGGATTACATCGTAGCCCTGCGTATCGAGCCCGATTTGGCATTCACCCTGATCAGGGACCGATACACCGGGCTTCACTTATTGACTATTCCAGAGGCAAAAGCCAAGCAGAGTATTCAGGTGGCTTATGTCGTAGAACCCGACAAAAAAACACCGACTAAAGGCGCCCGACCAGAACGATCAATACTTTTTGACCACAGTTGTTCAGAAGGTATGACAACAGTACTGGACAAATTGTTTAAGACCACTGGCGAACAAACATCCGAAGTAAAGGTGCTTTTGGAGACAATAAAAGACACTAAAAACACGGCGCAACGCATTGAGGCGATCAAGGACTATTGCCAACAGTTTTCCGGTAAGGCTATATCGGAGCCTGGTAAGAATTTCTTTGAATTTCTGGTAACACAGCGGCAAGGTAGATGTTGCCATCGTGTGCCAGTTTTTATTGCTTTTTGTCGTTATTTCGGGATTCCATGTCGGCAAATTAATAGCCGCACCCATAGCTTTGCCGAGTACTCCGTGGATGACCGCCAAACCTGGAATTCAGTGAATTTGGGCGGGGCGCCTACAGAGCGAAAAGAAATCAAACCTGCATTCCAGCCCCACAGTAAGTTTCCCGGTTCCAACACTGCATTAAAGCAGATTAAGAATCTCCTGAAAGGGGCTGATTCAGCACAACTGCAAACTCTGGCCAAAGCCTGTGGCATAAGCCTTGAGGAACTGAAAAAGGCCCTTGAGACAAACAGTGTATTGCCAGAAACCGATCTAAGTATTTCCCAAATAGTAAATAACCTTTGGAAGGCAAAAAATTTAACCGCCTTTTCCATGGGCATCTCAGTGATTGAGTCATTGGGAACAGAAGTATTGGTCTCTTACGAGGAGGCATTTAAATGGATAGCGGAGGCAGTCATAAAAATATTGTCCAACAGTGATGAAGATAAGGTCACTGAACCGCTAAAGTTACTCCATTCAAAATTGATTGAGCAGGCCGGAGTAACTCATGACAAGTGGCTGCTTGCAATAGTATTTGTACTGGAGCGCAGCGACTTGACCAAGCCTTCGGTTCTTCAATTTGCGCGTAAAGCCATGGCATTGAATTGGCTGTATCCAGTGCCGTTCTCACAAAGCCATTTAGAATGGGCCCATAATCATCATGAGCTATTGGCGCGTCTGGAAGACATCGATAAACTGAAGGTTGAAGCCGCCCGTTGTCTGAAAAAGTGGTATGAGCATTTTTTGTCCAGGGAAAAAAATAGTCAGTCGTTTCGGCTGCCCCATAAAAGACTTCGGGAGAAAGAAGGCAGCATCTTTTTCATCACTGATTCTCATGATGGTTTTTCGCCATTTTTGGAGGATAACATTGTCAGCTCATCTATACGGACCGCCTGGACGGATCAACCCGGGGGCATTCCGAATATAGAACGAATGCTGTTGCACCATCCTGCGTTTGTACAGTTAAACACAGGCAAGGATAACCACCGTCCGGTGATTATCCTGGGGCAACCTGACTGGTACAGAGCAGAGCTTAATGAAATGACCGATGTCCTGTTTCAACGAAAAGTTAAGAACAGCCCTAAACTGCAGCAATCGTTGAAAAAAATGAGGCCAGAGTCCGTTGAGGTGCAGTCAGAAGACCAAAAGCTTTTGGATGATTTAAAAAACAAATGCATGAGCGCGATTCTGCAAGCCTTCACTTATTACCTGTATCAAGTGACACACTTGAAAGGCGGTTGTTTAAGTTTTTGTTGGGGCGATGCCTGTGTCGCGGAATCCGAGAATCGGGGCTACTATGGCGCTCATGATCCATCTTCACCAGAGATGCTGTTTGCCATGATGTGTAATATTGACAGCTCTGTTTTGTTTCAGAAGTCTGTTAAGGATGCCTACTTAATGCGGGCACAAAAAGTCAATAATGCCCTGATACTCAAATCCCGGGAGATGACAACCATTCTCGAAGAGTTTTTGAGCAGCGTGAATTTGAATTCGATTTATGGGTCATTGGATAGTTGA